One window of the Conexibacter sp. SYSU D00693 genome contains the following:
- the aceF gene encoding dihydrolipoyllysine-residue acetyltransferase, which yields MAPVEVVVPDIGDFSDVPVIEVLVAVGDTVGEEDPLVTLESDKATMDVPSPFAGKVTELKVNVGDKVSEGDVLALVEAGDAGAAEATPQAEPPASEAGAESSVESAVAAEAQAAGPEDAEAPPPEPEVHQVPPPDHAGESLHASPAVRRLARELEVDLSTVRGTGRKGRITKDDLRRAIAGTGPAGTGAGATDLGLAPWPVVEHERYGPVERVPLSRIKRISGPNLARNWVRIPHVTQHDEADVTELEAFRKRTNAEQSEAKVTMVALLLKACVASLKAYPEVNSSLDGEELVLKRHYHLGFAADTPGGLVVPVIRDVDQKGLLDLAKELTTLSKKARDGKLTPGEMSGGTFTISSLGGIGGTAFTPIVNAPQVAILGVSRSAMKPVWDGTQFVPRLMLPLSLSYDHRVIDGALAARFCVHLADVLSDMRRVLL from the coding sequence GTGGCGCCGGTAGAGGTCGTCGTCCCCGACATCGGGGACTTCTCCGACGTCCCGGTCATCGAGGTGCTCGTCGCCGTCGGTGACACGGTCGGCGAGGAGGACCCGCTCGTCACGCTCGAGTCCGACAAGGCGACGATGGACGTCCCGTCGCCCTTCGCCGGCAAGGTCACCGAGCTGAAGGTCAACGTCGGCGACAAGGTCAGCGAAGGCGATGTGCTCGCGCTCGTCGAGGCCGGCGACGCGGGAGCCGCCGAGGCCACGCCGCAGGCCGAGCCGCCGGCCAGCGAGGCCGGCGCCGAGTCGTCGGTCGAGAGCGCGGTGGCGGCCGAGGCCCAGGCCGCGGGTCCCGAGGACGCCGAGGCGCCGCCGCCCGAGCCCGAGGTCCACCAGGTCCCGCCGCCCGACCATGCCGGGGAGTCGCTGCACGCGAGCCCCGCGGTGCGCCGGCTGGCCCGCGAGCTCGAGGTCGACCTCTCGACGGTGCGCGGCACGGGCCGCAAGGGGCGCATCACCAAGGACGACCTGCGCCGCGCCATCGCCGGCACCGGTCCCGCGGGCACGGGCGCCGGGGCGACCGACCTGGGCCTCGCGCCGTGGCCCGTCGTCGAGCACGAGCGCTACGGCCCGGTCGAGCGCGTCCCGCTCTCGCGGATCAAGCGCATCAGCGGCCCGAACCTCGCGCGCAACTGGGTCCGCATCCCGCACGTCACCCAGCACGACGAGGCCGACGTCACCGAGCTCGAGGCGTTCCGCAAGCGCACGAACGCCGAGCAGAGCGAGGCGAAGGTCACGATGGTCGCGCTGCTGCTCAAGGCGTGCGTCGCGTCGCTCAAGGCCTACCCCGAGGTCAACTCGTCGCTGGACGGCGAGGAGCTCGTCCTCAAGCGCCACTACCACCTGGGCTTCGCGGCCGACACGCCGGGCGGCCTCGTCGTCCCGGTGATCCGCGACGTGGACCAGAAGGGCCTGCTCGACCTCGCCAAGGAGCTCACGACGCTGTCGAAGAAGGCCCGCGACGGCAAGCTCACGCCCGGGGAGATGTCGGGCGGCACGTTCACGATCTCGTCGCTGGGCGGCATCGGCGGCACGGCGTTCACGCCGATCGTCAACGCGCCGCAGGTGGCGATCCTCGGCGTGTCGCGCAGCGCGATGAAGCCCGTGTGGGACGGCACGCAGTTCGTGCCGCGGCTCATGCTCCCGCTCTCGCTGAGCTACGACCACCGCGTGATCGACGGCGCCCTGGCGGCGCGCTTCTGCGTCCACCTCGCCGACGTGCTGAGCGACATGCGGCGCGTCCTCCTCTAG
- a CDS encoding ABC transporter permease: MGAYILRRLLWTVLLVILVSAITFVIFRVLPSADPAALRAGRSPSPDTLRLIREQLGLDDPTYVQFWNFLKDLFLHFDLGRSYINDAPVRQQAFDRLGATLFLVLGAACIWFLVGVTIGIVSAVFRGRIWDRLAMGAALVMISAPVYWLGLVTLYLFSEDIGRFKLLPGSGAYQDADGFFDKIPALIMPWCVLATAFAAIYARLMRSGMLETLSEDYIRTARAKGLSKRRVVLKHATRSAITPIITVLGLDIGILFGGAILTETVFGIPGIGLYSFNAIERADLATIQGTTLILALGVALMSLLVDIIYAFLDPRVRYS; encoded by the coding sequence ATGGGCGCCTACATCCTCCGCCGACTCCTCTGGACGGTCCTGCTGGTCATCCTGGTCAGCGCGATCACCTTCGTGATCTTCCGGGTCCTCCCGAGCGCCGATCCGGCTGCGCTGCGCGCCGGGCGCTCGCCGTCGCCCGACACCCTGCGGCTCATCCGCGAGCAGCTCGGGCTGGACGACCCGACCTACGTGCAGTTCTGGAACTTCCTCAAGGACCTGTTCCTGCACTTCGACCTCGGGCGCAGCTACATCAACGACGCGCCGGTCCGCCAGCAGGCCTTCGACCGCCTCGGCGCCACGCTCTTCCTCGTCCTCGGCGCAGCCTGCATCTGGTTCCTCGTCGGGGTGACGATCGGCATCGTCTCCGCCGTCTTCCGGGGCCGCATCTGGGACCGCCTCGCCATGGGCGCCGCCCTCGTGATGATCTCGGCGCCGGTCTACTGGCTGGGCCTGGTCACGCTGTACCTCTTCAGCGAGGACATCGGTCGGTTCAAGCTCCTGCCGGGCTCCGGCGCCTACCAGGACGCCGACGGGTTCTTCGACAAGATCCCCGCGCTCATCATGCCGTGGTGCGTGCTCGCGACGGCGTTCGCGGCGATCTACGCGCGGCTCATGCGCTCGGGCATGCTCGAGACGCTCTCGGAGGACTACATCCGCACCGCGCGGGCCAAGGGCCTGAGCAAGCGGCGTGTGGTGCTCAAGCACGCGACCCGGTCGGCGATCACGCCGATCATCACCGTGCTCGGCCTCGACATCGGCATCCTCTTCGGCGGTGCCATCCTCACCGAGACCGTGTTCGGCATCCCGGGGATCGGGCTCTACTCGTTCAACGCGATCGAGCGGGCCGACCTCGCGACGATCCAGGGCACGACGCTCATCCTGGCGCTCGGGGTCGCGCTGATGAGCCTCCTCGTGGACATCATCTACGCCTTCCTCGACCCCCGCGTGAGGTACTCCTAG
- a CDS encoding ABC transporter ATP-binding protein, with amino-acid sequence MAENLVEVRNLVKHFPIKRGVLVQRQVGAVQAVDDISFDIKQGETLGIVGESGCGKSTTARLLTRLLDPTSGSIEFEGQDIARLKGKDLKPLRREVQMIFQDPYSSLNPRKTVGSIIGEPFAIHGVESSAEGRKKRVQELMEVVGLNPEHYNRLPHQFSGGQRQRIGVARAIALKPKLVIADEPVSALDVSIQAQILNLLRDLQRDLGLTIVFIAHDLSVVRHMCDRIAVMYLGKVVELATAEELYAHPRHPYTGALLSAVPVPDPLLAAQKRRQVLTGDVPSPTNPPRACRFHTRCPKAQQGTCDVEPPELVAKDGGNLAACHFPLTDAEVRERVPTAA; translated from the coding sequence GTGGCCGAGAACCTGGTCGAGGTCCGCAACCTCGTCAAGCACTTCCCGATCAAGCGCGGCGTGCTCGTGCAGCGCCAGGTCGGCGCGGTCCAGGCGGTCGACGACATCTCGTTCGACATCAAGCAGGGCGAGACGCTGGGCATCGTCGGCGAGTCCGGCTGCGGCAAGTCGACGACGGCGCGCCTGCTGACCCGGCTGCTGGACCCGACGTCGGGCTCCATCGAGTTCGAGGGCCAGGACATCGCGCGCCTGAAGGGCAAGGACCTCAAGCCGCTGCGCCGCGAGGTCCAGATGATCTTCCAGGACCCGTACTCGTCGCTGAACCCGCGCAAGACCGTGGGCTCGATCATCGGCGAGCCCTTCGCCATCCACGGCGTCGAGTCCAGCGCCGAGGGGCGCAAGAAGCGCGTGCAGGAGCTCATGGAGGTCGTCGGCCTCAACCCCGAGCACTACAACCGCCTGCCCCACCAGTTCTCCGGCGGCCAGCGACAGCGCATCGGCGTGGCCCGGGCCATCGCGCTCAAGCCGAAGCTCGTGATCGCCGACGAGCCGGTCTCCGCGCTGGACGTCTCCATCCAGGCGCAGATCCTCAACCTGCTGCGCGACCTCCAGCGCGACCTTGGCCTGACGATCGTCTTCATCGCCCACGACCTCAGCGTCGTGCGCCACATGTGCGACCGCATCGCGGTGATGTACCTCGGCAAGGTCGTCGAGCTCGCGACCGCCGAGGAGCTCTACGCGCACCCGCGCCACCCGTACACGGGCGCGCTGCTGTCCGCCGTGCCGGTGCCCGACCCGCTGCTGGCCGCGCAGAAGAGGCGCCAGGTCCTGACGGGCGACGTGCCCTCGCCGACCAACCCGCCGAGGGCCTGCCGCTTCCACACGCGCTGCCCGAAGGCCCAGCAGGGCACGTGCGATGTCGAGCCGCCGGAGCTCGTCGCCAAGGACGGCGGCAACCTCGCGGCCTGCCACTTCCCGCTCACGGACGCCGAGGTCCGCGAGCGCGTGCCGACCGCGGCGTGA
- the aceE gene encoding pyruvate dehydrogenase (acetyl-transferring), homodimeric type, with product MSDHDVDPQETQEWLEALDDVVATDGLGRAHELLEALLERAGRSGVAVPAGLNTPYVNTIPVEAEPPMPGDPAVEQRVRALVRWNALATVLQANAESSELGGHIASFQSAATLYEVGFNHFWHAPSAEHAGDLVFIQGHSSPGVYARAFLEGRISEEEMKRFRTEVGGGGLSSYPHPWLMPRFWQFPTVSMGLGPLMAIYQAHFMKYLSGRGIADTGGRKVWAFLGDGEMDEPESMGALSLAGREKLDNLVFVINCNLQRLDGPVRGNGKIIQELETNFRGAGWNVIKVVWGSRWDPLLAADGQGLLRRRMEEALDGDYQTYKSRNGAYVREHFFGADPQLAAMVADMSDDEIWQLNRGGHDPNKVHAAYAAAVAHTGQPTVILAKTIKGYGMGEAGEGQNITHQQKKMGEGALFAFRDRFGLSLSDDQVRAKAFLKPPDDSEEARYLRERRDALGGSLPARVVEPKPLAVPSLDAFRSVLEGTGEREVSTTMAFVRVLAAILRDKALGPRVVPIVADESRTFGMEGMFRQLGIFSQVGQLYQPEDREQLMFYREDRAGQILQEGINEAGATASWIAAATSYANHGEPMIPFYIFYSMFGFQRVGDLLWAAGDSRARGFLLGGTSGRTTLNGEGLQHEDGHSQVMAAAYPTCISYDPTYGYEVATIVQDGLRRMYAEEEDVFYYLTLLNENYPHPPMPEGAAEGVLKGMHRIRAVEGAADDALRVRLVGSGAILREVEAAADLLAAEWDVHADVFSATSLTELHRDGMDAEREARLHPEWQPRRPWVAEQLALGRGPTIASTDYMRLYAEQIRPFVDGRYTVLGTDGFGRSDYRRTLRRFFEVDRHHVVVAALDALAQDGTLPAGRVREALDRYGIEPGTEAPWRR from the coding sequence GTGAGCGACCACGACGTCGACCCGCAGGAGACGCAGGAGTGGCTCGAGGCGCTCGACGACGTCGTGGCCACGGACGGGCTCGGCCGTGCCCACGAGCTGCTGGAGGCGCTGCTCGAACGGGCCGGGCGCTCCGGTGTGGCCGTGCCGGCGGGCCTCAACACGCCGTACGTCAACACGATCCCGGTCGAGGCCGAGCCGCCGATGCCCGGCGACCCGGCGGTCGAGCAGCGGGTGCGCGCGCTCGTGCGCTGGAACGCGCTGGCGACGGTGCTGCAGGCCAACGCCGAGTCCTCGGAGCTGGGTGGGCACATCGCCTCGTTCCAGTCGGCCGCGACGCTCTACGAGGTCGGCTTCAACCACTTCTGGCACGCGCCGTCGGCCGAGCACGCCGGCGACCTCGTCTTCATCCAGGGCCACTCGTCGCCCGGCGTCTACGCCCGCGCGTTCCTCGAGGGGCGCATCTCCGAGGAGGAGATGAAGCGCTTCCGGACCGAGGTCGGCGGCGGCGGGCTGAGCTCGTACCCGCACCCGTGGCTCATGCCGCGCTTCTGGCAGTTCCCGACGGTCTCGATGGGCCTCGGGCCGCTCATGGCGATCTACCAGGCGCACTTCATGAAGTACCTCAGCGGCCGCGGGATCGCCGACACGGGCGGCCGCAAGGTCTGGGCCTTCCTGGGCGACGGCGAGATGGACGAGCCCGAGTCGATGGGCGCGCTCTCGCTGGCCGGCCGCGAGAAGCTCGACAACCTGGTCTTCGTCATCAACTGCAACCTGCAGCGCCTCGACGGCCCCGTCCGCGGCAACGGCAAGATCATCCAGGAGCTCGAGACGAACTTCCGGGGCGCCGGCTGGAACGTCATCAAGGTCGTCTGGGGCTCGCGCTGGGACCCGCTGCTGGCCGCCGACGGGCAGGGCCTGCTGCGCCGCCGGATGGAGGAGGCGCTGGACGGCGACTACCAGACCTACAAGTCGCGCAACGGCGCCTACGTGCGCGAGCACTTCTTCGGGGCCGACCCGCAGCTGGCGGCGATGGTCGCCGACATGAGCGACGACGAGATCTGGCAGCTCAACCGCGGCGGCCACGACCCCAACAAGGTCCATGCCGCGTACGCCGCCGCCGTCGCCCACACCGGCCAGCCCACGGTCATCCTCGCCAAGACGATCAAGGGCTACGGGATGGGCGAGGCCGGCGAGGGCCAGAACATCACCCACCAGCAGAAGAAGATGGGCGAGGGTGCGCTCTTCGCGTTCCGCGACCGCTTCGGCCTGTCGCTCTCCGACGACCAGGTCCGCGCCAAGGCGTTCCTCAAGCCGCCCGACGACTCCGAGGAGGCGCGCTACCTGCGCGAGCGCCGCGACGCCCTCGGCGGGTCGCTGCCCGCCCGCGTCGTCGAGCCCAAGCCGCTGGCCGTCCCGTCGCTCGACGCCTTCCGCTCCGTGCTCGAGGGCACCGGCGAGCGCGAGGTCTCCACGACGATGGCCTTCGTGCGCGTGCTCGCGGCGATCCTGCGCGACAAGGCGCTCGGCCCGCGCGTGGTGCCGATCGTCGCCGACGAGTCGCGCACGTTCGGCATGGAGGGCATGTTCCGCCAGCTGGGGATCTTCAGCCAGGTCGGGCAGCTCTACCAGCCCGAGGACCGCGAGCAGCTCATGTTCTACCGGGAGGACCGCGCCGGCCAGATCCTCCAGGAGGGCATCAACGAGGCGGGCGCGACGGCCTCCTGGATCGCCGCGGCGACGTCGTACGCCAACCACGGCGAGCCGATGATCCCCTTCTACATCTTCTACTCGATGTTCGGCTTCCAGCGGGTGGGCGACCTGCTGTGGGCGGCGGGGGACAGCCGCGCGCGGGGCTTCCTGCTCGGCGGGACGTCGGGTCGCACGACGCTCAACGGCGAGGGGCTGCAGCACGAGGACGGCCACAGCCAGGTCATGGCCGCCGCGTACCCCACGTGCATCTCCTACGACCCGACCTACGGCTACGAGGTCGCGACGATCGTGCAGGACGGCCTGCGGCGCATGTACGCCGAGGAGGAGGACGTCTTCTACTACCTGACCCTCCTCAACGAGAACTACCCGCACCCGCCGATGCCCGAGGGCGCGGCGGAGGGCGTGCTCAAGGGGATGCACCGCATCCGGGCGGTCGAGGGCGCGGCGGACGACGCGCTGCGCGTCCGGCTCGTCGGGTCCGGCGCGATCCTGCGCGAGGTCGAGGCGGCGGCCGACCTCCTGGCCGCCGAGTGGGACGTCCACGCCGACGTCTTCAGCGCCACGAGCCTCACCGAGCTGCACCGCGACGGCATGGACGCCGAGCGCGAGGCGCGCCTGCACCCCGAGTGGCAGCCGCGCCGGCCGTGGGTCGCCGAGCAGCTCGCGCTCGGCCGCGGCCCGACCATCGCGTCCACCGACTACATGCGGCTCTACGCCGAGCAGATCCGGCCCTTCGTCGACGGGAGGTACACCGTGCTGGGCACCGACGGCTTCGGCCGCTCCGACTACCGCCGGACGCTGCGCCGGTTCTTCGAGGTCGACCGCCACCACGTGGTCGTCGCCGCGCTCGACGCGCTCGCGCAGGACGGCACGCTGCCGGCCGGCCGCGTGCGCGAGGCGCTGGACCGCTACGGCATCGAGCCGGGGACGGAGGCGCCGTGGCGCCGGTAG
- a CDS encoding ABC transporter substrate-binding protein translates to MSMLAVLMFAVAACGDDDSDSGGSAASDGGNAPTQEVPEGRQGGKLTELAPSGDVDYLDPGRSYYQFGFQVIDAMHKKLYQFAPDDPEKAKPDLAEGDPQISADKKTVTVKIKKGVKFGPPVNREVTTEDVKYAFERFFTVNVGGQYTTYFNMIKGAPDSNTKEFKEFEGIKTPDPYTIVFELDKPTGVAFAAALSLPISAPVPKDFAKKFDEKNPSTYNTHVVATGPYMIPNDAEGKLTGYSAGKSIKLVRNPSWDKAKDFKPAYLDEIDIRTGSSDANVAAQQVLTGSGRILDTNPPAQILPRLGRQYKDQYVQVPSGGFRWFPLNQKLKPFDDLNVRKAVLAGFDRDAARKARGGKFTADIPTHFLPPEFPGFEEAGGFETDLDFLKNPKGDMAVAAKYFKAAGYASGKYEGDEEIYMVTANADPGKAQAEVAKAQLEKMGFKVRLRAVPQDATYTEYCQVPAKKVHVCGAAGWFKDFADPQSMLEPTFKGSEIRAQGNNNLGQLDDPAVDKAMDEAAVLEGEARLKAWGEIDKQITALAPAIPFVWDKTTLIWSKDVNGVSNPNNSLLDLTFTSLKQ, encoded by the coding sequence ATGAGCATGCTCGCCGTGCTCATGTTCGCCGTCGCCGCCTGCGGTGACGACGACTCCGACTCGGGCGGCAGCGCCGCCAGCGACGGCGGCAACGCGCCGACGCAGGAGGTCCCCGAGGGCCGCCAGGGCGGCAAGCTGACCGAGCTCGCCCCCTCGGGCGACGTCGACTACCTCGATCCGGGCCGGTCCTACTACCAGTTCGGCTTCCAGGTCATCGACGCGATGCACAAGAAGCTCTACCAGTTCGCCCCGGACGATCCGGAGAAGGCCAAGCCGGACCTCGCCGAGGGCGACCCGCAGATCTCGGCGGACAAGAAGACCGTCACGGTGAAGATCAAGAAGGGCGTGAAGTTCGGCCCGCCGGTCAACCGCGAGGTCACCACCGAGGACGTGAAGTACGCGTTCGAGCGCTTCTTCACGGTCAACGTCGGCGGTCAGTACACGACGTACTTCAACATGATCAAGGGCGCTCCGGACTCCAACACCAAGGAGTTCAAGGAGTTCGAGGGCATCAAGACGCCCGACCCGTACACGATCGTCTTCGAGCTCGACAAGCCGACCGGCGTCGCGTTCGCCGCGGCCCTGTCGCTGCCGATCAGCGCCCCGGTCCCGAAGGACTTCGCCAAGAAGTTCGACGAGAAGAACCCGTCGACGTACAACACGCACGTCGTCGCCACGGGCCCGTACATGATCCCGAACGACGCCGAGGGCAAGCTCACGGGCTACAGCGCCGGCAAGTCGATCAAGCTCGTCCGCAACCCCAGCTGGGACAAGGCCAAGGACTTCAAGCCGGCCTACCTGGACGAGATCGACATCCGCACGGGCTCCTCGGACGCGAACGTCGCCGCGCAGCAGGTGCTGACCGGCAGCGGCCGCATCCTCGACACGAACCCGCCGGCGCAGATCCTGCCCCGGCTCGGGCGCCAGTACAAGGACCAGTACGTGCAGGTGCCCTCGGGCGGCTTCCGCTGGTTCCCGCTGAACCAGAAGCTCAAGCCGTTCGACGACCTCAACGTCCGCAAGGCGGTCCTCGCCGGCTTCGACCGTGACGCGGCCCGCAAGGCGCGCGGCGGCAAGTTCACGGCCGACATCCCGACCCACTTCCTCCCGCCGGAGTTCCCCGGCTTCGAGGAGGCCGGTGGCTTCGAGACCGACCTGGACTTCCTGAAGAACCCGAAGGGCGACATGGCGGTCGCGGCCAAGTACTTCAAGGCGGCGGGCTACGCCTCCGGCAAGTACGAGGGCGACGAGGAGATCTACATGGTCACCGCCAACGCCGACCCGGGCAAGGCCCAGGCGGAGGTCGCCAAGGCGCAGCTCGAGAAGATGGGCTTCAAGGTCCGTCTGCGCGCGGTGCCCCAGGACGCGACGTACACGGAGTACTGCCAGGTCCCGGCCAAGAAGGTCCACGTCTGTGGCGCGGCCGGCTGGTTCAAGGACTTCGCCGACCCGCAGTCCATGCTCGAGCCCACGTTCAAGGGCTCGGAGATCCGCGCCCAGGGCAACAACAACCTCGGCCAGCTCGACGACCCCGCGGTCGACAAGGCGATGGACGAGGCTGCCGTGCTCGAGGGCGAGGCGCGCCTGAAGGCCTGGGGCGAGATCGACAAGCAGATCACCGCCCTGGCCCCGGCCATCCCGTTCGTCTGGGACAAGACGACGCTGATCTGGTCGAAGGACGTCAACGGGGTCTCCAACCCCAACAACTCGCTCCTCGACCTGACGTTCACGTCGCTGAAGCAGTAG
- a CDS encoding YbaK/EbsC family protein: protein MSAPDAEERFPGVREFPASTRTAAEAAAAIGCDVAQIVKSLVFRDGGADGPATLVLCSGANTVDEAALGVVRADAAFVREQTGYAIGGVAPWGWTVAPSRTVVDEDLLAFDEVWAAAGTPRTVFPLTPALLVERTGATVARVRPA, encoded by the coding sequence GTGAGCGCGCCCGACGCCGAGGAGCGCTTCCCCGGCGTCCGGGAGTTCCCGGCGTCGACGCGCACGGCCGCGGAGGCGGCCGCGGCGATCGGCTGCGACGTCGCCCAGATCGTCAAGTCGCTCGTGTTCCGCGACGGTGGCGCTGACGGGCCCGCGACCCTGGTGCTCTGCTCGGGCGCCAACACCGTCGACGAGGCCGCGCTGGGCGTCGTGCGCGCCGACGCCGCGTTCGTGCGCGAGCAGACGGGCTACGCCATCGGCGGCGTGGCGCCGTGGGGCTGGACGGTCGCGCCGTCGCGCACGGTCGTCGACGAGGACCTCCTCGCCTTCGACGAGGTCTGGGCCGCGGCCGGCACACCTCGCACGGTCTTCCCGCTCACCCCCGCGCTGCTCGTCGAGCGCACCGGCGCGACGGTGGCGCGGGTGCGTCCGGCCTAG
- a CDS encoding ABC transporter ATP-binding protein, whose product MAQPLLEVRDLRVHFETEDGVVQAVDGVSYTVERGRALGIVGESGSGKSVSSMTVMGLTRASNARISGQILFDGQDLLAMSDAELRGIRGNDIAMIFQDPLSSLHPFFRIGDQLVEAVRAHRDVSKAQARDRAVEMLGLVGIPEPRRRIDAYPHEFSGGMRQRVMIAMALINDPKLLIADEPTTALDVTVQAQILDLIQRLQSELGTAVVMITHDLGVVAEVSDHIAVMYAGRIVEHAAKETIFGAPEHPYTWGLLKSIPRLDAPRGEELVPILGRPPSLITKPPGCAFHPRCPYVREAHKKVDPGLERGSGDPTHQVACLLPGETRRRLWSELRAGATPDTAAEAVDIPEERLSGAADAPPAGEEVA is encoded by the coding sequence ATGGCCCAGCCGCTGCTGGAGGTCCGCGACCTCCGCGTGCACTTCGAGACCGAGGACGGCGTGGTCCAGGCGGTCGACGGCGTCTCCTACACCGTCGAGCGCGGGCGGGCGCTGGGGATCGTCGGCGAGTCGGGCTCGGGCAAGTCGGTCTCGTCGATGACGGTGATGGGCCTCACGCGCGCCTCCAACGCGCGCATCAGCGGCCAGATCCTGTTCGACGGCCAGGACCTGCTGGCGATGAGCGACGCGGAGCTGCGGGGCATCCGCGGCAACGACATCGCGATGATCTTCCAGGACCCGCTGTCGTCGCTGCACCCGTTCTTCCGGATCGGCGACCAGCTCGTCGAGGCGGTGCGCGCCCACCGCGACGTCTCCAAGGCCCAGGCGCGCGACCGCGCGGTCGAGATGCTCGGCCTCGTCGGCATCCCCGAGCCGCGGCGGCGCATCGACGCCTACCCGCACGAGTTCTCGGGCGGCATGCGCCAGCGCGTGATGATCGCGATGGCGCTCATCAACGACCCCAAGCTCCTCATCGCCGACGAGCCGACGACCGCGCTCGACGTGACGGTCCAGGCGCAGATCCTCGACCTCATCCAGCGGCTGCAGAGCGAGCTGGGCACGGCGGTCGTGATGATCACCCACGACCTCGGCGTCGTCGCGGAGGTCTCCGACCACATCGCGGTGATGTACGCGGGCCGGATCGTCGAGCACGCCGCGAAGGAGACGATCTTCGGCGCGCCCGAGCACCCCTACACGTGGGGGCTGCTCAAGTCGATCCCGCGCCTGGACGCGCCGCGCGGCGAGGAGCTCGTGCCGATCCTCGGCCGGCCGCCGTCGCTCATCACCAAGCCGCCCGGCTGCGCGTTCCACCCGCGCTGCCCGTACGTGCGCGAGGCCCACAAGAAGGTCGACCCCGGCCTGGAGAGGGGCTCGGGCGACCCGACGCACCAGGTTGCCTGCCTGCTGCCGGGAGAGACCCGGCGACGGCTGTGGTCCGAGCTGCGCGCGGGCGCCACGCCCGACACCGCGGCCGAGGCGGTCGACATCCCCGAGGAGCGGCTCTCCGGCGCCGCGGACGCGCCGCCCGCCGGCGAGGAGGTGGCCTGA
- the dtd gene encoding D-aminoacyl-tRNA deacylase, whose protein sequence is MRALVQRVSRAAVRVDGEEVGAIGAGLLVLLGVGHGDDERACDWLADKVRALRIFSGASGRMDEALGDREVLVVSQFTLLGDARKGTRPSYVAAARPEHAEPLYERFRERLGAQGGVFGAHMEVELVNDGPVTLMVESPSP, encoded by the coding sequence GTGCGGGCGCTGGTGCAGCGGGTGAGCCGGGCGGCGGTGCGGGTCGACGGCGAGGAGGTCGGCGCGATCGGCGCGGGCCTGCTCGTCCTGCTCGGCGTGGGCCACGGGGACGATGAGCGGGCGTGTGACTGGCTCGCGGACAAGGTGCGGGCGCTGCGGATCTTCTCGGGGGCCTCGGGCAGGATGGACGAGGCGCTCGGCGACCGCGAGGTCCTCGTCGTCTCCCAGTTCACCCTGCTGGGCGACGCGCGCAAGGGCACGCGTCCGTCCTACGTCGCCGCCGCGCGGCCCGAGCACGCCGAGCCGCTGTACGAGCGCTTCCGCGAGCGCCTCGGCGCGCAGGGCGGGGTCTTCGGCGCGCACATGGAGGTGGAGCTCGTCAACGACGGGCCGGTGACGCTGATGGTCGAGTCGCCTTCGCCCTAG